Proteins encoded by one window of Polyangiaceae bacterium:
- a CDS encoding DUF1552 domain-containing protein: MKKRRAASGERLQSASNSSSDFAVRKRGTLRRRAFLKGAGGIALGLPLLHSLDVDAGTPPPIKRLVLMYNPNGTIDDAFWPTSGGETDFVLGEMLAPLEAWRDKLLLLKGIDLKVTTTGPGGPHQRGIGGLFTGTELQEGDFADGCGSTAGWANGQSVDQAYVDHLGVVTALPSLELGIRATAAEVRSRIVYGAPGSPLPPINDPHQVWSRLFGGFAGDPDERLVQFDKRKSVLDAVQGQFSLLNQRVSSEDRQKLEAHGEMVRELEQRLQLAANSGTGTGGTDGGNGCAKPQDPGEISVDDENEMPRVTQLQLELLAMAFRCDLTRVASIQFSNAINDIRFPWLGSMGSGHSLSHAGPSDADSRMQLVKRGAWFCEQLAYLMSMLDAIPEGDGTVLDNTLIVWCSEVSAGNTHSHKDMPFLIAGGGAGNFKMGRYLQFDGVAHNRLLVSLLNALDVPVDSFGLPEFNSGALSGLGG, translated from the coding sequence ATGAAGAAGCGACGTGCTGCCTCCGGCGAGCGACTGCAGAGCGCGTCGAATTCTTCAAGTGATTTTGCCGTGCGGAAGCGAGGGACGCTGCGGCGTCGGGCTTTCCTCAAGGGCGCTGGGGGTATCGCCCTCGGTCTGCCGTTGCTTCACAGCCTCGATGTAGACGCAGGTACCCCGCCGCCGATCAAGCGCCTGGTGTTGATGTACAACCCCAACGGCACCATCGACGACGCGTTTTGGCCGACCTCCGGTGGAGAAACCGACTTCGTGCTCGGCGAGATGCTCGCTCCCCTCGAGGCTTGGCGGGACAAGCTACTGTTGCTCAAGGGCATCGACCTCAAGGTGACAACCACAGGACCCGGCGGCCCTCACCAGCGTGGCATCGGTGGTCTCTTCACCGGCACTGAACTCCAAGAAGGCGACTTCGCCGATGGCTGTGGCTCCACTGCAGGTTGGGCCAACGGCCAGAGCGTGGACCAGGCTTACGTCGATCACCTCGGTGTGGTGACGGCGCTTCCGAGCCTCGAGCTAGGCATCCGCGCAACGGCCGCAGAGGTTCGCTCGCGCATCGTGTACGGCGCGCCTGGTAGCCCGCTGCCTCCCATCAACGATCCCCATCAGGTGTGGTCGCGGCTGTTCGGCGGCTTTGCCGGGGACCCAGACGAACGCCTGGTGCAGTTCGACAAGCGCAAGAGCGTACTCGACGCGGTCCAAGGGCAGTTTTCGCTGCTCAACCAGCGCGTGAGCTCTGAAGATCGTCAGAAGCTCGAGGCCCATGGCGAGATGGTACGTGAGCTGGAGCAGCGCCTGCAGCTCGCTGCGAATTCGGGTACGGGAACGGGCGGTACTGACGGTGGTAACGGCTGCGCGAAGCCGCAGGACCCAGGCGAGATCTCCGTCGACGACGAGAACGAGATGCCGCGGGTCACCCAGCTGCAGCTCGAGCTCCTAGCGATGGCCTTCCGCTGCGACCTCACTCGCGTCGCTAGCATTCAGTTCTCGAACGCAATCAATGACATCCGTTTCCCGTGGCTTGGCAGCATGGGCTCGGGTCATTCACTGAGCCACGCGGGGCCAAGCGACGCAGACTCCCGCATGCAGCTGGTCAAGCGCGGCGCGTGGTTCTGCGAGCAGCTCGCCTACTTGATGTCGATGCTCGACGCCATCCCCGAGGGTGACGGTACGGTGCTCGACAACACACTCATCGTGTGGTGCAGCGAAGTTTCCGCAGGGAACACGCACTCGCACAAAGACATGCCATTTTTGATTGCTGGCGGCGGAGCCGGCAACTTCAAGATGGGGCGCTACCTGCAGTTCGATGGCGTTGCGCACAATCGACTGCTGGTTAGCCTGTTGAACGCGCTGGACGTGCCTGTGGATAGCTTCGGCCTTCCCGAGTTCAACTCCGGCGCGCTCTCAGGTCTCGGCGGCTAG
- a CDS encoding YdcF family protein, which produces MTDATRTLVSPTLSGERAKHSWHLRDAKWGLARGVAAFFGGFSALNALGDALAPGFDASGWWVDLRGLPHWLSWCVVLLSAIVLGAFAARPRLGTLRRQLTIGWSMLLMAFCGANAIAFSVAVHSGRIHTPRPIPVSALIFVALLSVMLCALKNDFRPGRFAKWRAVAVLALVAFACPVAQMVLFGKTDYRRPADAVVVFGARVYPNGKPSLALADRVRTASRLVTSGKAEWLVVSGGPGDRGTHETLAMRRLAIRMGVPANRILVDRQGLTTHDTVQNSVPMLKRIGAKRVLAVSHFYHLPRIKLAYQRAGVEVYTVPATESRRLRKLPWFMTREVAALWLYYVSPLT; this is translated from the coding sequence GTGACTGACGCGACCCGCACACTCGTCTCACCCACCCTCTCCGGTGAGCGCGCGAAACACTCTTGGCACCTCCGAGACGCAAAATGGGGGCTCGCGCGCGGTGTGGCTGCGTTTTTTGGAGGTTTCAGCGCCTTGAACGCGCTGGGAGACGCGCTCGCACCTGGTTTCGACGCAAGCGGCTGGTGGGTAGACCTGCGTGGTCTGCCACACTGGCTGAGTTGGTGCGTCGTGCTCCTCTCCGCGATCGTGTTGGGGGCGTTTGCAGCCCGCCCGCGGCTCGGCACACTCCGACGCCAGCTCACCATCGGTTGGAGCATGTTGCTGATGGCGTTCTGCGGTGCAAACGCCATCGCCTTCAGCGTGGCAGTTCATTCCGGGAGGATACACACACCGCGCCCCATCCCCGTGTCGGCGCTGATCTTCGTGGCCCTGCTGAGCGTGATGCTCTGCGCGCTCAAGAACGACTTTCGGCCGGGGCGGTTCGCGAAGTGGCGGGCAGTGGCTGTGTTGGCGCTCGTCGCTTTTGCCTGTCCGGTGGCCCAGATGGTGCTCTTCGGCAAGACCGACTATCGCCGACCGGCGGACGCCGTGGTGGTCTTCGGGGCGCGCGTGTATCCCAACGGGAAGCCATCGCTCGCCCTCGCGGACCGGGTGCGCACGGCGAGCCGTTTGGTGACTTCAGGCAAGGCGGAGTGGCTAGTGGTCTCCGGCGGTCCAGGTGATCGCGGCACCCATGAGACACTCGCGATGCGTCGTCTGGCTATTCGCATGGGTGTACCAGCAAACCGCATCTTGGTTGACCGACAAGGTCTGACGACTCACGACACCGTTCAGAACTCCGTGCCGATGCTGAAGCGCATCGGGGCGAAGCGGGTCCTAGCGGTAAGCCACTTCTATCACCTGCCGCGCATCAAGCTGGCCTACCAGCGCGCCGGAGTCGAGGTCTACACCGTGCCGGCCACGGAATCGCGGCGGCTGCGAAAGCTGCCTTGGTTCATGACCCGAGAGGTCGCTGCGTTGTGGCTCTACTACGTGAGTCCGCTGACGTAG
- a CDS encoding divalent metal cation transporter — protein sequence MQEKGWVQALGPGLLFAAAAVGVSHLVQSTRAGALFGLGMFGVMLLANLTKYPAFRFGQQYAAATGTSLLEGYRRQGTWALWLYALLTLLTMFTVQAAVTFVTAALLVATLNLKLNLILVSAGLMALCGGLLGIGHYRWLDRVTKLLVGVLTVTTLISTALVLPRVSWGSLVDVGAPFAAGKPSLLFVAAFMGWMPSAIDVAVWQSLWVLARRNDTGHVPSVRESMIDFHIGYVGTVVLAACFMTMGAGVMFHTGRSFAESAPGFASQVISLYTETLGSWVAPVVGIAAFAVMFSTTLTVVDGFPRAISVLVARLRGPEEAGRDEQEERPQRISYWAAMAVLFVGSSLVISVFLKSLKTMVDVATTLSCLTAPLLAVLNHRAVNGQEVPPDGRPRPWLQWLSYLSIAFLFAFAIGYLALRYG from the coding sequence ATGCAGGAGAAGGGTTGGGTTCAGGCGCTCGGGCCTGGGTTGCTGTTCGCTGCCGCGGCGGTCGGCGTCTCGCACTTGGTGCAGTCGACGCGCGCGGGAGCGTTGTTCGGGCTTGGGATGTTCGGCGTGATGCTGCTTGCCAACCTGACCAAGTACCCGGCGTTCCGCTTCGGGCAACAGTACGCCGCGGCCACGGGTACTTCGCTCCTCGAGGGCTATCGACGCCAGGGTACGTGGGCGCTCTGGCTCTATGCGCTGCTGACCTTGCTCACCATGTTCACCGTGCAAGCCGCGGTGACGTTCGTGACGGCTGCGCTGCTCGTTGCGACCTTGAATCTGAAGCTGAACCTGATCTTGGTCAGCGCCGGGTTGATGGCGTTGTGCGGGGGGTTACTCGGCATCGGGCACTACCGCTGGCTGGATAGGGTGACCAAGCTCTTGGTCGGCGTGTTGACCGTGACGACGCTGATCTCGACTGCGCTCGTGCTACCCCGTGTGTCGTGGGGGTCCCTGGTGGACGTCGGCGCGCCGTTCGCGGCGGGTAAGCCTTCCCTGCTCTTCGTCGCGGCCTTCATGGGCTGGATGCCCTCCGCGATTGATGTTGCCGTGTGGCAATCTCTCTGGGTGCTTGCCCGGCGCAATGACACGGGGCACGTCCCCAGCGTGCGAGAGTCGATGATCGATTTCCACATCGGTTATGTGGGTACGGTTGTCCTGGCTGCGTGCTTCATGACGATGGGCGCCGGCGTGATGTTCCACACCGGGAGGAGCTTCGCAGAGTCGGCGCCGGGCTTCGCGAGCCAGGTCATCAGCCTGTACACGGAGACCCTCGGGAGCTGGGTTGCGCCGGTGGTAGGAATCGCGGCGTTCGCCGTGATGTTCTCGACGACCCTCACGGTAGTGGATGGCTTTCCTCGGGCGATTTCCGTGTTGGTGGCCCGCCTCCGAGGGCCTGAAGAGGCTGGGCGCGATGAACAGGAGGAGCGGCCGCAGCGCATCAGCTATTGGGCCGCCATGGCTGTGCTCTTCGTCGGCTCGAGCCTCGTGATCTCGGTGTTCTTGAAGAGCCTAAAGACGATGGTCGATGTCGCGACCACGCTCAGCTGCCTCACCGCGCCGCTACTGGCAGTGCTGAACCACCGCGCCGTCAACGGTCAAGAGGTGCCCCCAGACGGGCGCCCGCGACCTTGGCTCCAGTGGCTCTCTTACCTCTCGATCGCGTTTTTGTTCGCCTTTGCGATTGGCTATCTGGCGCTTCGCTACGGTTGA
- a CDS encoding tetratricopeptide repeat protein — MRLISFGLMLLTLWSLYDATKRRAPAYWYFLLVLGFPIGAILYLVWSKLQGFDPVEQQLEHADRLERQQNYLEAAKIYGSILEIQPSRPRALHGQARCAVERGELPRALELYDRLMRVDPRYREYSAALEYAETLTQCNRAEDAADLMRGLVRESPKPNHRLALAHYLNRSGQPAAARSNLEAFLADNPPEPWRQRAQSLLEETSETQH, encoded by the coding sequence GTGCGGCTGATCTCGTTCGGACTGATGCTGCTCACCTTGTGGAGCCTCTACGACGCAACCAAGCGCCGAGCGCCGGCGTATTGGTACTTCTTGCTCGTACTTGGGTTTCCGATCGGGGCCATTTTGTACCTGGTATGGAGCAAGCTGCAGGGTTTCGATCCGGTGGAGCAGCAGCTGGAGCATGCGGACCGCCTCGAGCGTCAGCAGAACTACCTGGAAGCCGCGAAGATCTACGGGAGCATCCTCGAGATACAGCCGAGTAGGCCCAGGGCACTGCATGGACAGGCGCGCTGCGCGGTAGAGCGCGGAGAGCTACCTCGGGCCCTGGAACTATATGACCGCTTGATGCGCGTCGACCCTCGCTATCGCGAGTACAGCGCCGCCCTGGAATACGCCGAAACGCTCACCCAGTGCAATCGCGCGGAAGACGCCGCAGACCTGATGAGAGGTCTGGTCCGGGAGTCACCGAAACCGAACCACCGACTAGCGCTTGCCCACTACCTGAACCGCAGCGGGCAGCCAGCAGCGGCGCGTTCGAACCTGGAGGCTTTCCTTGCGGATAATCCTCCGGAGCCCTGGCGACAACGCGCGCAGAGCCTCTTGGAGGAGACCTCCGAGACCCAGCACTGA
- a CDS encoding response regulator, with product MSKGRVLIITSDEELCLSLQRALIKADFTTETADSAISGVSAAVESQPHCVICDLYLEDIEGTWVIAKLRAERSEIAMVPTLILGDAFDLDTALQGLRSGADAYLLKPITDKAIVHQVEALMRLVTRIRERRDSFLPPSSLGPLALRGDLEQMSLATVLMVIEMERRSGRLTITTGGEPDKRAAFMMAEGTFVESTLDGRPLELKRVLRDVLGWKRGRFWFAPATDSLTPNSRGTIGGVLLNVMRELDEENR from the coding sequence TTGAGCAAAGGGCGAGTGCTGATCATCACCAGTGACGAGGAGCTGTGCCTCTCGCTCCAGCGCGCGCTTATCAAAGCGGATTTCACCACTGAAACCGCCGACTCGGCGATCTCGGGGGTGAGCGCGGCGGTGGAGTCTCAGCCTCACTGTGTGATCTGCGACCTCTACTTGGAAGACATCGAGGGCACCTGGGTGATCGCCAAGCTGCGCGCTGAGCGCAGTGAGATCGCGATGGTGCCTACGCTGATTCTGGGTGACGCCTTCGATCTGGACACAGCGCTTCAGGGCCTGCGCTCGGGGGCTGACGCCTATCTGCTCAAGCCGATCACCGACAAGGCGATCGTGCATCAGGTCGAGGCGTTGATGCGTCTGGTGACGCGCATCCGCGAGCGCAGAGACTCCTTCTTGCCGCCCAGCAGCTTGGGGCCGCTGGCGCTGCGTGGAGATCTCGAGCAGATGAGCCTGGCCACGGTGCTGATGGTGATCGAGATGGAGCGCCGCAGTGGCCGCCTGACCATCACGACCGGCGGGGAGCCAGACAAGCGTGCGGCGTTCATGATGGCAGAGGGTACGTTCGTGGAGAGCACCCTCGATGGCCGCCCACTCGAGCTGAAGCGCGTGCTCCGCGACGTCCTGGGCTGGAAGCGCGGGCGCTTCTGGTTCGCGCCGGCGACGGATTCTTTGACGCCGAACTCACGCGGCACCATCGGCGGCGTGCTGCTCAACGTAATGCGCGAGCTCGACGAAGAGAATCGCTGA
- a CDS encoding serine/threonine protein kinase produces MSAVAENVDVEVKPGDVLAGKYRVEKVLGAGGMGVVVQATHVVLNDRVALKFLLPAVAKHENTAARFLREAQAAVRIKSPHVARVIDVGTMEDTGSPYMVMEYLEGKDLSEIVESEGPLDIGLAALYTLQVCEALAAAHSAGVVHRDIKPANIFLTRGGDGSPIAKVLDFGISKVTSDMGVSSLTQTQVSMGSPLYMSPEQMRSARDVDARADIWSLGVVLYEMLTGTLPFVADSMPQLCALVLENTAPPMRIVRPDLPEDLEPVVAKCLEKDAAKRYQSVGELAMDLGPYAGDIGVSSAARVVRILEGGGRPRTVSHMEPPRPSMVSVNRPSDTHSTATAFGATGTQEKPKERRAPLYIAIAAVTVGLIATVWGFTRGGDSAAPAAPAAQPPTPAAEAPKPEAEQPTEKVEQAAPKEEPAKAEEPAASAAPSASADAPREPSEAEKKAWANRKPQAPAPKPTPKPKTDVFDERL; encoded by the coding sequence ATGAGCGCGGTCGCTGAGAACGTCGATGTAGAGGTCAAGCCGGGCGATGTGCTGGCAGGCAAGTACCGCGTCGAAAAGGTGCTTGGTGCTGGCGGAATGGGCGTCGTCGTCCAAGCGACGCACGTCGTGCTCAACGATCGCGTCGCGCTGAAGTTCTTGCTCCCCGCCGTCGCCAAACACGAGAACACCGCCGCTCGCTTCCTCCGGGAAGCGCAAGCCGCCGTGCGAATCAAGAGCCCGCACGTCGCTCGCGTGATCGACGTCGGCACGATGGAAGACACGGGCTCCCCCTACATGGTGATGGAGTACCTGGAGGGGAAGGACCTGTCGGAGATCGTCGAGTCCGAGGGTCCCTTGGATATTGGGCTAGCGGCTCTGTACACACTCCAGGTGTGCGAGGCACTCGCAGCCGCCCACTCGGCGGGCGTCGTTCATCGCGACATCAAACCCGCGAACATCTTCCTGACCCGCGGGGGGGACGGCTCGCCCATCGCCAAAGTCTTGGACTTCGGGATCAGCAAGGTGACGAGCGATATGGGCGTCTCGAGTCTCACGCAGACTCAGGTCTCCATGGGCTCACCTCTCTACATGTCGCCGGAGCAGATGCGCTCAGCACGCGACGTGGATGCGCGCGCCGACATCTGGTCCCTCGGCGTGGTGCTCTACGAAATGCTCACGGGCACTTTGCCCTTCGTCGCCGACTCGATGCCACAGCTGTGCGCTTTGGTGCTGGAGAACACCGCTCCGCCCATGCGCATCGTGCGCCCGGATCTCCCGGAGGACCTGGAGCCTGTGGTCGCGAAGTGCCTCGAGAAGGACGCGGCCAAGCGCTACCAATCCGTGGGCGAGCTCGCGATGGATCTGGGTCCGTACGCCGGCGATATCGGTGTCTCTTCTGCCGCTCGCGTCGTGCGTATCCTCGAGGGAGGCGGTCGGCCGCGCACGGTGAGCCATATGGAGCCGCCGCGGCCCTCCATGGTTTCAGTGAACCGGCCCAGCGATACGCATTCGACTGCGACCGCATTCGGCGCCACCGGCACCCAGGAGAAGCCGAAGGAGCGCCGCGCGCCGCTGTACATCGCCATCGCTGCCGTGACCGTTGGCTTGATCGCCACCGTATGGGGCTTCACCCGCGGCGGAGATAGTGCGGCGCCCGCGGCGCCAGCAGCACAACCACCGACGCCCGCGGCAGAGGCACCCAAGCCCGAGGCGGAGCAGCCCACCGAGAAGGTTGAGCAAGCCGCCCCCAAGGAAGAGCCCGCAAAGGCAGAGGAGCCCGCAGCCTCAGCGGCGCCCTCCGCTAGCGCGGATGCTCCGCGCGAGCCCTCCGAAGCGGAGAAGAAGGCTTGGGCCAATCGCAAGCCCCAAGCTCCCGCTCCCAAGCCCACACCGAAGCCGAAGACCGACGTCTTCGACGAGCGGCTCTGA
- a CDS encoding GNAT family N-acetyltransferase, producing the protein MSDSFRVRQATIDDLDRILHVWTRGIESSLGTPPPDDKDYKTYFAERLLDQTDVFSFTCAENAAGEVVGWISLSPFRSNPAVKGVMAEMSAYVDPAHVSSGVTGFAVKSVLENADVSPLQYIVAFTLVSNVGVLKLCDRFGFKLVGTYPVSSKAPDATPLAYLVRPCAYPEK; encoded by the coding sequence ATGTCGGACAGCTTTCGCGTGCGCCAGGCGACCATCGACGACCTGGATCGGATTCTCCACGTATGGACTCGCGGCATCGAGTCGAGCCTCGGGACACCTCCCCCCGACGACAAGGACTACAAGACGTACTTCGCCGAGCGCCTGCTCGATCAGACGGACGTCTTCAGCTTCACCTGTGCTGAGAACGCGGCAGGTGAAGTGGTTGGTTGGATCAGCCTGTCTCCATTCCGCTCGAACCCGGCCGTGAAGGGCGTGATGGCCGAAATGAGCGCGTATGTGGACCCAGCTCATGTGTCGAGCGGCGTCACTGGCTTCGCAGTGAAGAGCGTGCTGGAGAACGCCGATGTGTCACCGCTCCAGTACATCGTTGCGTTCACCCTGGTGAGCAACGTCGGCGTGCTCAAGCTGTGTGATCGCTTCGGCTTCAAGCTCGTCGGTACGTACCCGGTGAGCTCCAAAGCGCCCGACGCAACACCGCTTGCCTACCTGGTGCGGCCCTGCGCCTATCCTGAGAAGTAG